A single region of the Duganella sp. BuS-21 genome encodes:
- a CDS encoding DUF6434 domain-containing protein, producing MNFDWHGGEILRSTEIDAGYRNTQNVRRFLSRECGPHFKFDREFMAWVRNGEAKNMGDVADQWTRGRT from the coding sequence ATGAATTTTGATTGGCATGGCGGTGAGATTTTGCGCTCAACGGAAATCGATGCGGGCTACCGAAACACGCAAAACGTTCGGCGCTTTCTTTCCCGTGAATGTGGACCACATTTCAAATTTGACCGTGAATTCATGGCATGGGTGCGCAATGGCGAGGCCAAGAACATGGGGGACGTTGCAGACCAATGGACGCGAGGCCGCACATGA
- a CDS encoding YnfA family protein, producing MTDIFRIAALFFVTALAEIVGCYLPWLVLKQGKSACLLVPAAASLALFAWLLTLHPAAAGRTYAAYGGAYICVALLWLRFVDGVALSRFDAAGAALALVGMAVIALQPGH from the coding sequence ATGACAGATATCTTTAGAATTGCTGCGTTGTTTTTCGTGACCGCGCTTGCTGAAATTGTTGGCTGCTATTTGCCTTGGCTTGTGCTCAAGCAGGGCAAGTCGGCTTGCTTGCTGGTGCCTGCGGCGGCGTCGCTGGCGCTGTTTGCGTGGCTGTTGACTTTGCATCCCGCTGCGGCTGGTCGAACCTATGCGGCTTACGGCGGAGCTTATATTTGTGTGGCGTTGTTGTGGCTCAGGTTTGTCGATGGTGTGGCGTTGAGTCGCTTCGATGCGGCTGGGGCGGCGTTGGCGCTGGTGGGCATGGCGGTTATCGCCTTGCAGCCGGGGCACTGA
- a CDS encoding MFS transporter produces the protein MTKTPAPPFSGYQKKVVAMLAFLQFAVILDFMIMSPLGALIMPDLKIGPAQFGLVVSAYAFSAGLSGLLTAGFADRYDRKKLLLFFYTGFILGTVWCGLAQTFESLLAARVFTGLFGGVIGSVVLAISSDLFPPQMRGRVMGLIQTAFAASQVLGIPAGIYLSNQWNWHVPFMAMAAFGLVGGLLVAWQLQPVDAHLAQPQEHSPFMHLFHTVTEKRYLLAFCVTALLTTGGFMLMPFSSAYIVNNMGIDLHHLPTVYLVTGLCTIFIGPMIGRAADAYGKFRVFLFGTALSIAMVLIYTHLGHIPLWMLVLVNSVMFVGIFSRMIPFQAISSTVPSMTQRGSYNAISASIQQLAGGVASVVSGHIVTQAADGRLQHFDTVGYVVVATSLVASVLLWRLQRSLPATAAPRPQAAT, from the coding sequence ATGACGAAAACGCCCGCGCCGCCATTCAGCGGCTATCAGAAAAAAGTCGTGGCCATGCTGGCCTTCCTGCAGTTCGCCGTCATCCTCGATTTCATGATCATGTCGCCGCTGGGCGCGCTCATCATGCCGGACCTGAAGATCGGCCCGGCCCAGTTCGGCCTGGTGGTGTCGGCCTATGCCTTCAGCGCCGGCCTGTCCGGGCTGCTGACGGCCGGCTTTGCCGACCGCTACGACCGCAAGAAACTGCTGCTGTTCTTCTATACCGGCTTCATCCTCGGCACCGTCTGGTGCGGCCTGGCGCAGACCTTTGAAAGCCTGCTGGCCGCGCGCGTGTTCACCGGCCTGTTCGGCGGCGTGATCGGCTCGGTCGTGCTGGCCATCTCCAGCGACCTGTTCCCGCCACAAATGCGCGGCCGCGTCATGGGCCTGATCCAGACCGCGTTTGCCGCCAGCCAAGTGCTGGGCATCCCGGCCGGCATCTACCTGTCCAACCAGTGGAACTGGCACGTGCCGTTCATGGCCATGGCCGCGTTCGGCCTGGTCGGCGGCTTGCTGGTGGCCTGGCAACTGCAACCGGTCGACGCCCATCTGGCCCAGCCGCAGGAGCACAGCCCGTTCATGCACCTGTTCCACACCGTGACGGAGAAGCGCTACCTGCTGGCCTTCTGCGTGACCGCCCTGCTGACCACCGGCGGCTTCATGCTGATGCCGTTCAGCAGCGCCTACATCGTCAACAATATGGGCATCGACCTGCACCACCTGCCGACGGTCTACCTGGTTACCGGCCTGTGCACCATCTTCATCGGCCCGATGATTGGCCGCGCGGCCGATGCCTACGGCAAGTTCCGCGTCTTCCTGTTCGGCACCGCGCTGTCGATCGCCATGGTGCTGATCTACACCCACCTCGGCCATATTCCGCTGTGGATGCTGGTGCTGGTCAATTCGGTGATGTTCGTCGGCATCTTCTCGCGCATGATTCCGTTCCAGGCGATCTCGTCCACGGTGCCGAGCATGACGCAACGCGGTTCGTACAACGCCATCAGCGCTTCGATTCAACAACTGGCCGGTGGCGTGGCCTCGGTGGTGTCGGGCCATATCGTGACCCAGGCCGCCGACGGCCGTCTGCAGCACTTCGATACCGTCGGCTATGTGGTGGTGGCGACCTCGCTGGTGGCGTCGGTGCTGCTCTGGCGTCTGCAGCGCAGTCTGCCGGCAACGGCTGCGCCGCGCCCGCAAGCGGCTACCTGA
- the udk gene encoding uridine kinase codes for MNTNSFHPFIIGVAGGSGSGKSTVSQQVLASFGADMVSVVMQDDYYCDQTHLTPEVRRKQNYDHPQAFDWPLLVQHVQALRNGESIEMPEYDFTIDNRSNRTIPVKPAPVIVIEGLFALYDADLRKMMSLKIFVDTASDVRFIRRMQRDITERGRSVESVVGQYLDTVRPMHQQFIEPTKRHADVIIPHGANGPAVDVITTKVASVIGKLKQP; via the coding sequence ATGAACACGAATTCCTTTCATCCCTTTATCATTGGTGTCGCTGGCGGCAGCGGCAGTGGCAAGTCCACCGTCTCCCAGCAAGTGCTCGCGTCGTTTGGCGCGGACATGGTTTCGGTCGTCATGCAGGACGATTACTACTGCGACCAAACCCACCTCACCCCAGAAGTGCGTCGCAAGCAGAATTACGACCATCCCCAGGCGTTCGACTGGCCCTTGCTGGTGCAGCACGTCCAGGCCCTGCGCAATGGCGAATCCATCGAGATGCCGGAGTACGACTTCACAATCGACAACCGCTCCAACCGGACCATTCCGGTCAAGCCGGCACCCGTTATCGTGATCGAAGGCCTGTTCGCCTTGTATGACGCCGACCTGCGCAAGATGATGTCGCTGAAGATCTTCGTCGACACCGCCTCGGACGTCCGCTTCATCCGCCGTATGCAGCGCGATATCACCGAACGCGGCCGCTCGGTGGAAAGCGTGGTCGGGCAGTATCTGGACACGGTGCGCCCGATGCACCAGCAGTTCATCGAACCCACCAAGCGCCACGCCGACGTAATTATTCCGCACGGCGCCAACGGCCCGGCGGTCGATGTGATCACCACCAAGGTCGCGAGCGTGATCGGAAAGTTGAAGCAGCCCTGA
- a CDS encoding DUF3297 family protein: MNDTTQLPPLPDRLSIDPRSKFHVAAVFEHDIGINFNGKERNDVDEYCISEGWIKVPAGKSLDRKGMPMLIKLKGTVEPFYR; this comes from the coding sequence ATGAACGATACTACTCAACTCCCACCACTGCCGGATCGTCTGTCGATCGATCCGCGCAGCAAATTCCACGTCGCTGCCGTGTTCGAACACGACATCGGTATTAATTTCAACGGCAAAGAGCGCAACGATGTGGATGAATACTGCATCAGCGAAGGCTGGATCAAGGTCCCGGCCGGCAAGTCACTGGATCGCAAAGGCATGCCGATGTTGATCAAGCTGAAAGGCACGGTCGAGCCGTTCTACCGCTAA
- a CDS encoding MFS transporter, whose product MSALKQDPNFKWLMRGGVISMLGDQLTMIALPWLVLKLTGDTLALGLVIALMSVPRAVFILIGGALVDRYSPKRVLMLSKYANAVLLGLLTVLVLNIGSAPTIALGESLSLTIALTPQLSLQLIYALALALGLAQAFGIPSGTSIMPLAIPREHLQAANGMLMGLRQLSMLAGPLVAAGLLAVAGDGGGGTSNGAITDARGLALAFGLDCVSFLLSAWTLAKVRPLIVAAAPADAQTAPAPQSVLRSVGEGLRMVWNDAPLRLCFIYWGTVALLIGGAMQVAIPVLASDLHGATTLGLLMGAHGAGTLLGMGVAAKFGARLRFAEFGVMILLVDGIAGLLLAPLGMVNAAWQAALLMLALGLLGGYMQINVFTWIQRRVPPQMMGRAMSIFMFIFMGLAPMSAAVAGWLLKYIALSQLFLGGGIILVLFAALAYLFTPMPSISANTA is encoded by the coding sequence ATGAGCGCCCTGAAACAGGATCCCAACTTCAAGTGGTTGATGCGCGGCGGCGTCATCTCCATGCTGGGAGACCAATTGACCATGATCGCCCTGCCCTGGCTGGTGCTCAAGCTCACCGGCGACACGCTGGCGCTTGGCCTGGTGATCGCGCTCATGAGCGTGCCGCGTGCGGTGTTCATCCTGATCGGCGGCGCGCTGGTGGACCGCTACTCGCCCAAGCGGGTGCTCATGCTCAGCAAGTACGCCAATGCCGTGCTGCTTGGCTTGCTGACGGTGCTGGTGCTGAACATCGGCAGCGCGCCGACGATTGCGCTGGGCGAATCGCTGTCGCTCACCATCGCGCTTACGCCGCAGCTGTCGCTACAGCTGATTTATGCGCTGGCGCTGGCCTTGGGACTGGCGCAGGCTTTCGGCATACCATCGGGGACGTCGATCATGCCGCTGGCGATACCGCGCGAACATCTGCAGGCAGCCAATGGCATGCTGATGGGACTACGACAGCTGTCGATGCTGGCCGGGCCGCTGGTGGCGGCGGGCCTGCTGGCGGTCGCCGGCGATGGTGGCGGCGGCACCAGCAACGGCGCGATCACCGACGCGCGCGGCCTGGCACTGGCCTTCGGCCTGGACTGCGTGAGCTTCCTGCTGTCGGCGTGGACGCTGGCGAAGGTGCGGCCGCTGATCGTTGCCGCCGCGCCGGCCGATGCGCAAACGGCGCCGGCTCCGCAATCGGTCCTGCGCTCCGTCGGCGAGGGACTGCGCATGGTGTGGAACGATGCGCCGCTGCGGCTGTGCTTTATCTACTGGGGTACGGTCGCCCTGCTCATCGGCGGCGCCATGCAGGTCGCCATTCCGGTATTGGCCAGCGATTTGCACGGCGCCACCACCCTCGGCCTGCTGATGGGCGCACACGGCGCCGGCACGCTGCTCGGCATGGGCGTGGCCGCCAAGTTCGGCGCGCGTCTGCGCTTCGCTGAATTCGGCGTCATGATCCTGCTGGTGGACGGCATCGCCGGCCTGCTGCTGGCGCCGCTCGGCATGGTGAACGCGGCGTGGCAAGCAGCCTTGCTGATGCTGGCCCTCGGCCTGCTGGGTGGCTACATGCAGATCAACGTCTTCACCTGGATCCAGCGCCGCGTGCCGCCGCAGATGATGGGCCGCGCCATGAGCATCTTCATGTTCATCTTCATGGGACTGGCGCCGATGTCGGCCGCCGTCGCCGGCTGGCTGCTCAAGTACATCGCACTGTCGCAATTGTTCCTCGGTGGTGGCATCATACTGGTGCTGTTTGCGGCGCTGGCCTACCTGTTCACGCCCATGCCCAGCATCAGCGCCAACACCGCGTAA
- a CDS encoding Glu/Leu/Phe/Val dehydrogenase: MTTVQAQHALPSYLNAEDLGPWGVYLQQIDRVTPHLGSLSRWVETLKRPKRILTVDVPIERDDGSIAHYEGYRVQHNMSRGPGKGGVRFHQDVTLSEVMALSAWMTVKNAAVNVPYGGAKGGIRVDPKTLSRGELQRLTRRYTSEISLIIGPNKDIPAPDVNTNEQVMAWMMDSYAMIEGNLSTGVVTGKPISLGGSLGRREATGRGVFVVGREAAAKRGVAIEGARVCIQGFGNVGGVAAAMFAEAGSKVIAVQDHTGTVVNQAGLDIARLHQHVAEVGSVTGFPGAEAFMDRDAFWGIESDILIPAALEQQITAANASRIRTKIILEGANGPTTPEADDILTDKDVLIVPDVLANAGGVTVSYFEWVQDFSSFFWSEDEINARLTRIMQDAFNAVWSVAQDKKVTLRTATFILACTRVLQAREVRGLYP; this comes from the coding sequence ATGACCACTGTACAAGCACAACACGCACTGCCTTCATACCTCAACGCCGAAGATCTCGGCCCATGGGGTGTCTACCTGCAGCAAATCGACCGCGTCACCCCGCACCTCGGTAGCCTGTCGCGCTGGGTCGAAACCCTCAAGCGTCCCAAACGTATCCTCACCGTCGATGTGCCGATCGAGCGCGATGACGGCAGCATCGCCCATTACGAAGGCTACCGCGTACAGCACAATATGTCGCGCGGCCCAGGCAAAGGCGGCGTGCGCTTCCACCAGGACGTGACCCTGTCCGAAGTAATGGCGCTGTCGGCGTGGATGACGGTGAAAAACGCCGCCGTCAACGTGCCATACGGCGGCGCCAAGGGCGGCATCCGTGTCGATCCTAAGACCCTGTCGCGTGGTGAACTGCAGCGCCTGACCCGCCGCTATACCAGCGAAATCAGTCTGATTATCGGACCAAACAAAGACATCCCGGCACCGGACGTCAACACCAACGAACAGGTGATGGCGTGGATGATGGACTCCTACGCCATGATCGAAGGTAACCTGTCGACCGGCGTCGTCACCGGCAAGCCGATCTCGCTCGGCGGCTCACTGGGCCGCCGCGAAGCGACCGGCCGTGGCGTGTTCGTGGTGGGCCGCGAAGCCGCCGCCAAGCGTGGCGTGGCGATCGAAGGCGCCCGCGTCTGCATCCAGGGCTTCGGCAACGTCGGCGGCGTGGCTGCGGCCATGTTCGCGGAAGCCGGCTCCAAAGTCATCGCCGTGCAGGATCACACCGGCACCGTGGTCAATCAAGCCGGCCTGGATATCGCCCGCCTGCACCAGCACGTGGCCGAAGTGGGCAGCGTCACCGGCTTCCCCGGCGCTGAAGCCTTCATGGACCGAGACGCCTTCTGGGGCATCGAATCGGACATCCTGATTCCGGCCGCGCTGGAACAGCAGATCACGGCCGCCAACGCATCGCGCATCCGCACCAAGATCATTCTGGAAGGCGCTAATGGCCCGACCACGCCGGAAGCGGACGACATCCTGACCGACAAGGACGTGCTGATCGTGCCGGACGTGCTGGCCAACGCCGGCGGCGTCACCGTCTCGTACTTTGAATGGGTGCAGGACTTCTCCAGCTTCTTCTGGAGCGAAGACGAAATTAATGCCCGCTTAACCCGCATCATGCAAGATGCGTTCAATGCTGTATGGAGCGTGGCGCAGGACAAGAAGGTCACGCTGCGCACCGCCACCTTCATCCTCGCCTGCACCCGTGTGCTGCAAGCGCGGGAAGTACGCGGCCTGTATCCATGA
- a CDS encoding MarR family winged helix-turn-helix transcriptional regulator, with translation MDTTPTPISPSLEFTLRLARAQATLVRRLDQVLGGYHGISFSDFMLLHHLARAPGRRLRRVDLAERQGLTASGVTRTLLPLEKIGLVERQQDPRDARVAYAAITNTGHEMLTNATTVADQISKDLLRNCPPAQFDNISNALALIAGMNASNS, from the coding sequence ATGGACACCACACCTACCCCAATCAGCCCCAGCCTCGAATTCACCCTGCGCCTGGCGCGCGCCCAAGCCACGCTGGTGCGTCGGCTCGATCAGGTACTGGGCGGCTACCACGGCATCAGCTTCAGCGACTTCATGCTGTTGCATCATCTGGCCCGCGCGCCCGGCCGCCGCCTGCGCCGCGTCGATCTGGCCGAGCGCCAGGGCCTGACTGCGTCCGGCGTCACCCGCACCCTGCTGCCGCTGGAGAAAATCGGCCTGGTCGAACGCCAGCAGGATCCGCGCGACGCCCGCGTGGCCTACGCCGCCATCACCAATACCGGCCACGAAATGCTGACCAACGCCACCACCGTGGCCGACCAGATCAGCAAGGACCTGCTGCGCAACTGTCCGCCGGCGCAGTTCGACAACATCAGCAACGCGCTGGCGCTCATCGCCGGCATGAACGCGTCCAACTCATGA
- a CDS encoding transporter substrate-binding domain-containing protein, giving the protein MLRWAGCSALVAGVHAAAAAPPPPLTLVTETFMPYSYVERGKVTGYATELLAAALAHAKIDYSVQICPWARAFQMARTQPNVLIYSIVRTPEREDQFQWIAQIAPRSVYLFKLRSRHDIKAHTVDDLRRYRIAANRGDVVEEQLHQLGLNADLAALDEASLRKLVAGRVDLMVASDRMLKDLCLRIEVHCEQLERVMPMPGLGDYYVAASLETPTATVHLLRTEFDKLKSSGFMQRTADKYGMTLR; this is encoded by the coding sequence TTGCTACGCTGGGCGGGCTGTAGCGCGCTGGTCGCGGGCGTCCACGCGGCTGCCGCTGCGCCGCCGCCGCCGCTGACGCTGGTGACAGAGACGTTCATGCCATACAGCTACGTCGAGCGCGGCAAGGTGACCGGTTATGCGACCGAACTGCTGGCCGCCGCCCTGGCGCACGCCAAAATCGACTACAGCGTACAGATCTGTCCCTGGGCGCGCGCCTTCCAGATGGCCAGGACTCAGCCCAATGTGCTGATCTACAGCATCGTGCGCACGCCCGAGCGCGAGGACCAGTTCCAATGGATAGCGCAGATCGCGCCGCGCAGCGTCTACCTGTTCAAACTGAGGTCGCGCCACGATATCAAGGCGCACACGGTGGACGACCTGCGGCGCTACCGCATCGCCGCCAACCGTGGCGACGTGGTCGAGGAGCAGCTGCACCAGCTGGGCTTGAATGCCGACCTGGCGGCGCTGGATGAGGCTAGCCTGCGCAAGCTGGTGGCGGGGAGGGTAGATCTGATGGTGGCGTCGGATCGCATGCTGAAGGACCTGTGCCTGCGCATCGAGGTGCATTGCGAGCAGCTGGAGCGCGTGATGCCGATGCCGGGCCTGGGCGACTACTACGTGGCGGCCAGCCTGGAGACGCCCACCGCCACGGTGCACTTGCTGCGCACCGAGTTCGACAAGTTGAAAAGCTCGGGCTTCATGCAGCGCACCGCCGACAAATACGGCATGACGCTCAGGTAG
- a CDS encoding sigma-70 family RNA polymerase sigma factor, with protein sequence MTAPITTAEQDQDITATVLRERSRLWNFIRRRVADQTDADDILQDVFYEFTQAYRLPDPIEQASAWLFQVARNRIIDRFRKKKEVALEDLAATDDDEDCRLDLMLPSPDAGPEAAYTRAMLLEELQLALEELPATQREVFIAHELDGVSFKEMAEQTGVSINTLLARKRYAVLFLRQRLQALYDE encoded by the coding sequence ATGACTGCACCAATAACAACAGCCGAACAAGACCAGGACATCACCGCGACGGTGTTGCGCGAGCGCTCGCGCTTGTGGAATTTCATCCGTCGCCGCGTGGCGGACCAGACCGACGCCGACGACATCCTGCAGGATGTGTTCTACGAATTCACCCAGGCCTACCGCCTGCCCGATCCCATCGAGCAGGCCAGCGCCTGGCTGTTCCAGGTCGCCCGCAACCGCATCATCGACCGTTTCCGCAAGAAGAAGGAAGTGGCGCTGGAAGACCTGGCCGCCACCGACGACGACGAGGACTGCCGCCTCGACCTGATGCTGCCCTCGCCCGATGCAGGCCCCGAAGCCGCCTACACCCGCGCCATGCTGCTCGAAGAACTGCAGCTCGCACTGGAAGAATTACCCGCCACCCAGCGCGAAGTCTTTATTGCCCACGAACTGGACGGCGTCAGTTTCAAGGAGATGGCCGAACAAACCGGCGTTTCCATCAACACTTTATTGGCCCGCAAGCGCTATGCCGTGCTGTTCCTGCGCCAACGCCTGCAAGCCCTGTATGACGAATGA
- a CDS encoding cation:proton antiporter: protein MHMGTTEIFLIAMTIIFSVPYLIWRLGGTDYYAPLVVVQIIAGILLGPGIMGRAFPEYYAFVFNPQVVQSLNGIAWWAVMIFVMIAGIELDLKKAWEHRRESSITAGLALGMPLVFGCIAALGLLGYAGWMGPKAHGWQFILGVGMACAVTALPILILLMEKLEILRQPIGQRILRYASLDDIAIWGVLAVILLDWDRVGRQLGFLLVFTVVTKLFRMMMVRIEERDRWYVSFIWLAVCAFAADWAGLHFMVGAFLAGAVMDAEWFNQEKMDFLRANILMAVMPVFFLSTGLRTNWAMGGSAVFLVAGVLLVASVSGKLAGIHIAGKILKWGPGEASIIGWLLQTKALIMIIFANILLDKQIITSETFTALLLMAIGSTMLTVPMVAPKLQRVAQLVFKTS from the coding sequence ATGCATATGGGGACCACCGAGATCTTTCTGATCGCGATGACGATTATTTTCAGCGTGCCTTACCTGATCTGGCGCCTGGGCGGCACCGATTACTACGCGCCGCTGGTGGTGGTGCAGATCATCGCCGGCATCCTGCTGGGACCGGGCATCATGGGGCGCGCTTTCCCCGAGTACTATGCGTTCGTGTTCAACCCGCAGGTGGTGCAGTCGCTCAACGGCATCGCCTGGTGGGCGGTGATGATCTTCGTGATGATCGCCGGGATTGAACTGGACCTGAAGAAAGCCTGGGAGCACAGGCGCGAGAGCAGCATCACCGCCGGCTTGGCGCTGGGCATGCCGCTGGTGTTCGGCTGTATCGCCGCGCTGGGGCTGCTGGGCTACGCCGGCTGGATGGGACCGAAAGCGCACGGCTGGCAATTCATCTTGGGCGTGGGCATGGCCTGTGCGGTGACCGCGTTGCCTATTCTGATCCTGCTGATGGAAAAACTGGAGATCCTGCGTCAGCCGATCGGCCAGCGCATCCTGCGCTACGCCAGCCTGGACGATATCGCCATCTGGGGCGTGTTGGCGGTGATCCTGCTGGACTGGGACCGGGTCGGCCGCCAGTTGGGCTTCCTGCTGGTGTTTACAGTTGTGACCAAGCTGTTCCGCATGATGATGGTGCGCATCGAGGAGCGCGACCGCTGGTACGTTTCCTTCATCTGGCTGGCCGTGTGTGCGTTTGCTGCGGACTGGGCGGGCCTGCACTTCATGGTCGGCGCCTTCCTGGCCGGCGCGGTGATGGATGCCGAATGGTTTAATCAGGAAAAAATGGACTTCCTGCGCGCGAATATCCTGATGGCGGTGATGCCGGTGTTCTTCCTGAGCACGGGGCTGCGCACCAACTGGGCGATGGGCGGCTCGGCCGTGTTCCTGGTGGCGGGCGTGCTGCTGGTGGCGTCGGTGAGCGGCAAGCTGGCCGGCATCCACATCGCCGGCAAGATCCTCAAATGGGGCCCGGGCGAGGCGTCCATCATCGGCTGGCTGCTGCAGACCAAGGCGCTGATCATGATCATCTTCGCCAACATCCTGCTCGACAAGCAGATCATCACCAGCGAGACCTTCACCGCGCTGCTGCTGATGGCCATCGGCAGCACCATGCTGACGGTGCCGATGGTGGCGCCGAAATTGCAGCGGGTGGCGCAACTGGTGTTCAAAACGAGCTGA
- a CDS encoding transposase, protein MPNTAQPARYDLPWKAALTHAFHPFMDFYFPDFSAHIDWTQRPRFRDKELAGLVIGAAPNVMVADKLVEVSMRDGGVERILVHIEIQAQRDAALARRVHDYNYHIGKTYGQSVASLVLLADTDPHWRPSHFHQQMLGTARGFSFTIAKLIDFAADTAALEALNNPFAWLTLAHLRTQQAHHDPAMLYAAKLHLTRLLFKHRWKRGRIIVLFNVINWMMALPEPHQRRYWQAVLRLEKEHEMKLLNPLEQMFLEDGIKKGLEIGVERGMEKGMEQGLQKGRREGLEQGLERGLARGRAEGAATLLERLLTQRYGPLSKTVRNRLAKASVEQVESWSDALAAAQTLKQVFATTQPAVKRPKKMPPSLN, encoded by the coding sequence ATGCCGAATACCGCTCAGCCCGCCCGCTACGATCTGCCGTGGAAAGCCGCTTTAACGCATGCTTTCCACCCCTTCATGGACTTCTATTTTCCCGACTTCAGCGCTCACATCGATTGGACGCAACGTCCGCGTTTCCGGGACAAGGAGTTGGCCGGCCTCGTGATCGGCGCGGCACCGAACGTGATGGTGGCCGACAAGCTGGTGGAGGTATCCATGCGCGACGGTGGCGTGGAGCGCATACTGGTCCACATCGAAATCCAGGCGCAGCGCGACGCCGCACTGGCGCGACGCGTGCACGACTACAACTACCACATCGGCAAGACCTATGGCCAATCGGTGGCGAGCCTCGTGCTGCTGGCCGATACCGATCCTCATTGGCGGCCGAGCCATTTTCATCAGCAAATGCTGGGCACGGCCAGAGGATTCTCGTTCACGATAGCCAAGCTGATTGATTTCGCCGCCGACACCGCTGCCCTGGAAGCCTTGAACAATCCGTTTGCCTGGCTCACACTGGCCCACCTGCGCACCCAGCAGGCCCACCATGATCCGGCTATGCTCTACGCGGCCAAGCTGCACTTGACCAGGCTATTATTCAAGCATCGCTGGAAGCGTGGACGCATAATTGTATTATTCAATGTGATCAACTGGATGATGGCATTGCCCGAGCCGCATCAGCGGCGCTACTGGCAGGCGGTCCTCCGCTTGGAAAAGGAGCACGAAATGAAATTGCTCAACCCATTGGAACAAATGTTCCTCGAAGATGGCATAAAGAAAGGCCTGGAAATAGGCGTGGAAAGAGGCATGGAGAAAGGCATGGAGCAAGGCCTGCAGAAAGGCCGGCGCGAGGGCTTGGAGCAAGGACTTGAGCGAGGACTCGCGCGGGGGCGCGCAGAGGGAGCGGCCACGCTACTGGAACGATTGCTGACACAGCGTTACGGTCCATTGTCGAAAACTGTCCGCAACAGGCTCGCCAAAGCCAGTGTGGAACAGGTAGAAAGCTGGAGTGACGCGCTGGCGGCGGCGCAGACCCTGAAGCAGGTTTTCGCGACGACACAACCTGCCGTGAAACGCCCAAAAAAAATGCCGCCCAGTCTCAACTGA